In Silene latifolia isolate original U9 population chromosome X, ASM4854445v1, whole genome shotgun sequence, the following proteins share a genomic window:
- the LOC141620446 gene encoding uncharacterized protein LOC141620446 — MKDLLLNVAGSSPLAMQLLETLTHHARFDTNATYDLVRNRREPVPWLSIVHGKGCHPKYSFTGVMVMNDSLPTVAKLINRGLCLVNRCVLCECSMEDLHHVFFNCSYSRQVWAAIATWVHLPLHFSLDAIVQAFLSEFRTGKHKASLMASFHFIWKERNSRIFKGTKSSSDSLCIVIKRAISLRLYGSFA, encoded by the coding sequence ATGAAGGACCTTCTTCTTAATGTTGCTGGTTCTTCTCCTCTTGCAATGCAGCTGCTTGAGACTCTAACCCATCATGCTCGATTTGACACAAATGCAACCTATGATCTGGTGAGAAATAGGCGTGAGCCTGTGCCTTGGCTTTCTATTGTTCATGGTAAAGGTTGTCACCCTAAATACTCTTTTACTGGTGTTATGGTTATGAATGATAGCCTTCCTACTGTGGCTAAGCTTATTAACCGTGGCTTATGTTTGGTTAATCGTTGTGTGCTTTGTGAATGCTCTATGGAGGATCTTCACCATGTCTTCTTTAATTGCTCTTACTCTCGACAAGTTTGGGCTGCTATTGCTACATGGGTTCATCTTCCTCTGCATTTCTCCTTGGATGCTATTGTTCAGGCGTTTCTCTCTGAATTCAGGACTGGCAAGCATAAGGCGAGTTTGATGGCTTCTTTTCATTTCATCTGGAAAGAAAGGAACTCTAGGATTTTTAAGGGGACTAAGTCCTCGTCTGATTCTCTTTGTATTGTTATTAAACGTGCTATCTCTTTGCGTCTGTATGGCTCTTTTGCCTAG